One Aegilops tauschii subsp. strangulata cultivar AL8/78 chromosome 2, Aet v6.0, whole genome shotgun sequence genomic window, cggatcCGGCGAAGACAGCAATGGCGGCAGAGGCGGATGCGCCTCTCCAACGCGCAGGGCTGCCAGGCGGATCGGCGGCGGTGAAGGCCCCCCTCCGCCGGCCCCCAAGCCCTCCCCATCGGCCGGCGGGAGCGGCGGCGGTGGTTCCGGCTGGATCGGCGGCCGCGGAGACGCATGTCCGTCGCCACGTCCGTAACTAATGTCAGCCCGTGGAGGAGGAGCAGTCCGGCGGCGTCGAGCCGTGGAGCCGTTAGCCGGGGAGGACTGGAGGAGGAGGCGCGTCGGCCGTCGGGGTTGGAAATTGGGGGTCGTTCTCCATATCCGGCACAAAAAGTTTAGAAACTCCATATCCGGCACAAAAAGTTTATATCAAGGCAAAGCAAAAGGTGAGCTAGAATTGAAGAATTCTATATTCCGCTGTAACTGGAAGCATGAGGAAGGCACAAATGCAATGAAAAGTAACCGAAAGCATGACTAGATGAGCACATGCGGGAGGTTGGACACTGCACACTCCTCATTTTGTTTTAGTCTCTCAAAGAGCATCCAAAAAGCCAAGGAGAAAGTCCCTGCCAATTGCCAAGCTAGAAAGACCCAATGGCCCATGTTCTTTGCCCCTCAAAGTCTCAAACCATATCAGACGGTCAGAGGTGTCCTTGCTTTCCAAACACTGTAACATCAATCTTTAACCCCGGGCTGTTAATCTACGGTCTACAAGTCAACTGTTCCCCTGACCTTGGCCGCCATATGATGTCATCTTCTTTTTTGCTTGATCACGCTTTACTTTACGCTGCACGTTCTTAGAGGTTAACAAGTAACTTAACCACGACATCCCGGAGGATTTGTTTATCCCCTTTTGATCTATCGAGGTCATGGATTGAATTGTTTTTGTAGATTGCACGACATGGTCATGGCATAGGCAGTACCCTAAAAAATGTGGCAGTTGTACTTGGAATCTTACTTACATTTCTGATAAGGTTGTTGGTTATTCGATCATCTGTTTACTGAGATGTGACAAGAACAGATTCCCCAGCTCCACCCACATCAGATTAGATCAATCACCAGGAATCGATACACAGAGAAAATTTGACAAAAGTGAAGCAAAAAAGAACAGAAAACAGGACGCTGCAGCTGGTCCTAGCAGTATGTACATTCACTAATGTGCAGAGTGAAATGGGACGATCAAGAACACATCCTGGGGAGTGATCTCGCCGCCgcggcgcctcctcctcgccgggAGGCCTTCATCTTGGTCATCTGCGTCTTCATCCGGCTGCACACCTTCTCCAGCTCCATCACCCGCCAGTGCATGCTGTCCAGGAGCGACTTGAGGTTCTGGTTCTCCAGCGTCAGCTCCAGCCTGCTCGCGTACAGGACCACCTGCCCGTTGCTGTCGCCGTCCGCGTCGTCGTAGCTCTCGCGGTgggcggccggaggaggcgggggcgaggccggcttcagcgtgccggagTGGCGGATGATGCCCTTGAGCACCGTGTGCTGGGACGCCAGCGCCTGCACCGCCGCCCTCGTCGGGAACCCGGAGTTGGTCGCCAGGTGCTTGCAGCACTCCGGCGACAGCTTCTCGTAGTTGATGCCCTTGCAGATCTTCATCTTCTCGTCGTCCGTCAGTCGGCCGTGGACCTGCGGCCATGAATGAACGGGACAGAGTTATTTTTTCAGCTCGAGAAATCAATGCGATGCACTGTGCAACTCAATTCTGCTTCTGACATCCCTGAGCTCTGCGGAGAATGTAGTACCTGGAAGTAGACGTCGATGGCGCGGTACAGCGCGTCGTGGCAGTCCCTCGCGGCGGCGGGCAGCGCGGTGGCAAGCTCGACGAACCTGGCCGGCCGCAGCGACGGGTCCGGCGCCACCTCGGCCAGGTACAAGTCCATGAGTTCGCCCACCTTCTTCAGCCTCCCCGGCTCGTCGCCGTGGCGCAGGAACGCCTCCAGGAACCTGAGCACCAGGCTCACGTCGTACAGGCTGCTCGTCCCGGACGGCGCCTGGACGAGCAGGTTGTCGAGCGTTGCGTGGTCCAGCTTGCGGCCTATCATGGCCACGAGCATTTCCTGGCAACCGGCGGCCAGCTTGACCGGGGAGGCGATCCTCAGGATGCCGAACAGGCCCTTGCAAGAAACCGAACTCCGGTCGAGGTCGGCAATGACGGTGATCGCCGCCTCCAGCATCGCCGCCTTGTcctcggcgccggcgccggcgatgCGGCACTTGAGGTAGTAGAAGAGGAACCGGGCGACGATGCCGTGGTCGGCGCCCCTGGCCAGGAGCGCCTTGGCGACGCGCTCCACCATGCCGGGGCTGAGGACGACGAGGTCCTCGAACCACCAGGTGCGGCGCAGGCTGAGGCTGCTGCACTTGGTATCGCAGGAGAAGCGGAACGCCGAGCTCTCCGGCGAGGAGCTCGTCGGGGTGGCGTCGCCTGGGGCAGGGATGGCCATCTGAGCCAGCAGCGCGCCGACGACCTTGTCGAACACCCCGGTGGATTCGGCGAGCGGGAAGAGGCTCTGGCACTGCTTCACGGCATCCACCACGCAATGCCACGGCCAGTGCGGCATATCCTCCAGCGCCTTATCCGCCACCTTCACCAAACTCGGGGCGGTGgacgctgccgtcgccgcggGCGAGTCCGCCATCTCCATGTACTGTGCCGCGCACCGCACCGCGCAGGCGTTGGCCGCGGTCACcgtcactccgccgccgccgccgtagcagAACCTCGCGACGAGCTCGAACGCCTCAGCGCCGCCGGGGAAGCCGCGCAACACTAGTCTGCGACGAGGCGACGCCGCAGCTCCGACCAGCTCCTCCTCGGACAGACTCTTGATCCTGCGGCTGAACGGTGCAAGAGCGTCCTGCCAATCATCCAACAACAAATGAGAACGAGCACGCCATCGAATTAATGAAGCACACCACACGTAGATTAGCAGGGGTACTAGCGGAAGAAGAATCCAAGGACAGCGTGCTACACAGGAGCAATCCGCACCCACTCAAGATGCCGAGTTAATGCGGGCACCAAAAGGGAGATCAGGTCCTTTCCAGAGAACAATCTAATCTTTTTAATGGCGAGAAGCTACCGGCCGTTTTAGCCACCAAACGCCATTAAAGCTTGGGGAGAATAAAGGCGGGGAGGAAGATGAGGCGTAGCTATGAGGCCATTAACGTGAGCACGCGgcagggggaggaggaggaatgGAACGACGCGACCACGCGAGAGCAGAGGCAACACAAGCACGTTCAGGCCCCAGAAAAGACCATGGACAGTTTCGCCATTAATGGGGGGAGGAGAAGGACCGGCAATGGCGAGCAGGTGGCTGGCTATTGAAGGCGATGATAGGGAAAGGGACGCAGTTCCACTGTGCGGCCATTAAAACACTCTGCAGCTTAATGGAATGGATCCCACGCCCATTGCGCTTGAATGGCACAAGATCGATCGAGACGCCTTCCGGAAGGAAAAAAGAAACAGACGGGGTTGAAATTTACAGTTCCATGAGAGAGTGTCAGGCAAATTTACAGAAAGAACATGTGGTTAGGGGACAGCGCGGTGATTTTAGTCCATGGAGTGAATCATGACCCGATGGATTCACGGCAGAAGGAACAAGAAGTAGAAGCTGTGAGTTGGGGAGGGAACCAGCAGGAAGTGACAAGAAACACTCGGCCCAAGGACCCGAGACCAAGTGCAactggagatggagatggagacgaAACCAAGCAGCTCGGGAGGTCGAAAAGGAAGCGATGCAAGAGACCAAAAATGGGGAGAAATGTCAGAGGGTAGATGCCAAAAATTCTGGTACGCCGGTGTCGCCAAAAATTTGGGTGCTACCTAGTCCTACCTGAGCTGATTTAGCCAGAGGAAGCAACAAGGGCTAGAATTCAAACAGGCACACCTCCATTCCACCAGGATATGTCAAAGCCTCTCGGTCATCGTCCCCTAGAGGCTAGACCTCCAGGAATCGCTACACGCTAGAAACCAGCAGCTACACAACGCTACCTATAGGAGAGGAAGAAACAGAAACGAAAAAACAAGAACACAGAGCAAATCGAGACCTTGGAGGATGAACAAGTAAGCCGCGCGAAATtgggggaggaggaagaagaagaggcgGGCGGGCACCTTATCAAGGAAGAAGACGGCTTCGCCATCCACATCCA contains:
- the LOC109756627 gene encoding BTB/POZ domain-containing protein At3g22104 isoform X2: MGSVLEVDVDGEAVFFLDKDALAPFSRRIKSLSEEELVGAAASPRRRLVLRGFPGGAEAFELVARFCYGGGGGVTVTAANACAVRCAAQYMEMADSPAATAASTAPSLVKVADKALEDMPHWPWHCVVDAVKQCQSLFPLAESTGVFDKVVGALLAQMAIPAPGDATPTSSSPESSAFRFSCDTKCSSLSLRRTWWFEDLVVLSPGMVERVAKALLARGADHGIVARFLFYYLKCRIAGAGAEDKAAMLEAAITVIADLDRSSVSCKGLFGILRIASPVKLAAGCQEMLVAMIGRKLDHATLDNLLVQAPSGTSSLYDVSLVLRFLEAFLRHGDEPGRLKKVGELMDLYLAEVAPDPSLRPARFVELATALPAAARDCHDALYRAIDVYFQVHGRLTDDEKMKICKGINYEKLSPECCKHLATNSGFPTRAAVQALASQHTVLKGIIRHSGTLKPASPPPPPAAHRESYDDADGDSNGQVVLYASRLELTLENQNLKSLLDSMHWRVMELEKVCSRMKTQMTKMKASRRGGGAAAARSLPRMCS
- the LOC109756627 gene encoding BTB/POZ domain-containing protein At3g22104 isoform X3 produces the protein MEMADSPAATAASTAPSLVKVADKALEDMPHWPWHCVVDAVKQCQSLFPLAESTGVFDKVVGALLAQMAIPAPGDATPTSSSPESSAFRFSCDTKCSSLSLRRTWWFEDLVVLSPGMVERVAKALLARGADHGIVARFLFYYLKCRIAGAGAEDKAAMLEAAITVIADLDRSSVSCKGLFGILRIASPVKLAAGCQEMLVAMIGRKLDHATLDNLLVQAPSGTSSLYDVSLVLRFLEAFLRHGDEPGRLKKVGELMDLYLAEVAPDPSLRPARFVELATALPAAARDCHDALYRAIDVYFQVHGRLTDDEKMKICKGINYEKLSPECCKHLATNSGFPTRAAVQALASQHTVLKGIIRHSGTLKPASPPPPPAAHRESYDDADGDSNGQVVLYASRLELTLENQNLKSLLDSMHWRVMELEKVCSRMKTQMTKMKASRRGGGAAAARSLPRMCS
- the LOC109756627 gene encoding BTB/POZ domain-containing protein At3g22104 isoform X1, with the protein product MWMAKPSSSLIRCPPASSSSSSPNFARLTCSSSKDALAPFSRRIKSLSEEELVGAAASPRRRLVLRGFPGGAEAFELVARFCYGGGGGVTVTAANACAVRCAAQYMEMADSPAATAASTAPSLVKVADKALEDMPHWPWHCVVDAVKQCQSLFPLAESTGVFDKVVGALLAQMAIPAPGDATPTSSSPESSAFRFSCDTKCSSLSLRRTWWFEDLVVLSPGMVERVAKALLARGADHGIVARFLFYYLKCRIAGAGAEDKAAMLEAAITVIADLDRSSVSCKGLFGILRIASPVKLAAGCQEMLVAMIGRKLDHATLDNLLVQAPSGTSSLYDVSLVLRFLEAFLRHGDEPGRLKKVGELMDLYLAEVAPDPSLRPARFVELATALPAAARDCHDALYRAIDVYFQVHGRLTDDEKMKICKGINYEKLSPECCKHLATNSGFPTRAAVQALASQHTVLKGIIRHSGTLKPASPPPPPAAHRESYDDADGDSNGQVVLYASRLELTLENQNLKSLLDSMHWRVMELEKVCSRMKTQMTKMKASRRGGGAAAARSLPRMCS